DNA from Amycolatopsis sp. DSM 110486:
AAGAGCTGCTGGCCGACGAGGCCGTCGTCGATCGCGTTGAACGCGTACTTCAGCATGCGCTGCGCCGTCGGGGACTTGCCGACGATGGCCCAGCCCCACTCCAGTGCCACCTTTTCCAGATCGGCGTGGGGGACGACCTCGTTCACCGCGCCCATGTGGTGCATCTGCTCGGCGGTGTAGTCGCGGCCGAGGAAGAAGATCTCGCGCGCGAACTTCTGCCCGACCTGGCGCGCGAGGTAGGCGGAGCCGTAGCCCGCGTCGAACGAGCCGACGTCGGCGTCGGTCTGCTTGAAACGCGCGTGCTCGGCGGAGGCGAGCGTGAGATCGCACACGACGTGCAGCGAGTGCCCACCGCCCGCGGCCCAGCCGGGAACGACCGCGACCACCGGTTTCGGCATGAACCGGATCAAGCGCTGGACCTCGAGGATGTGCAGCCGGCCGGCGCGCGCGGGGTCGACCGTGTCGGAGGTCTCCCCACTCGCGTACTGATACCCGGAGCGTCCGCGAATACGCTGGTCACCGCCGGAACAGAACGCCCAGCCGCCGTCCTTGGGCGACGGCCCGTTGCCGGTGAGCAGGACGCAGCCGACGTCGGAGCTCATCCGGGCGTGGTCGAGGGCGCGGTAGAGCTCGTCGACCGTGTGCGGGCGGAAGGCGTTGCGGACCTCCGGACGGTCGAACGCGACGCGGACCACCCGTTTGCCGGAGCGGCTCTCGGCAGAGCGGTGGTAGGTGATGTCGGTGAAGGCGAAACCTTCGACCTCGGTCCACGCGGCGGGGTCGAACAGCTCGGAAACTCGGGCGTCATCCACGTTTGGGAGAATAGGACCTGTGGACATCTCTGCTGAGCCTGATGCCGCCTCCGCGGGAGGTAGCGCGTCCGTGGGCGATTTACCCGGAGCCTGCCGGTGAACCCCTCCACCGCGCAGGCCAGGGTCATCGTCGACGAACTGGTCCGCAACACCGTGTCCCACGTCGTCCTCTGCCCGGGTTCGCGTAACGCGCCGCTGTCGATCGCGCTCTACGACGCGGCCGCGGCCGGCCGACTCCAGCTCCACGTGCGTATCGACGAGCGCGGTGCGGCGTTCCTCGCGCTCGGCATCGCCGCCCGCACGGGCCGGCCGTCGGCGGTGGTCTGCACCTCCGGCACGGCGGCAGCGAATTTCCACCCGGCCGTGCTTGAGGCCGACCGCGCGGGCGTGCCGCTGATCGTGCTCACCGCCGACCGCCCGCCCGAGCTGCGCTCCGCCGGCGCCAGCCAGGTGATCGACCAGTACCAGCTCTACGGCAACGCCGTGCGCTACTTCGACGAGCTGGCCGTCGCCGAGCGGCGCGCCGGCCAGAACTCCTACTGGCGCAGCCAGATCTGCCGCGCCTGGAACGCCGCCTACGGCGAGTGGCGCAGCGGCCCGGTGCACCTGAACATCCCGTTCCGCGAGCCGCTGGTGCCGGACCTCGACGATGACGGTGAGTGGTACGAGTCCACCGAAGGCCGCGCCGACGGCGAACGCTGGACCGAGCTCCCCGACTTCGGCGCCCTGCCGTCCTTTGTGGTCCCCTCGGCCCGCCACGGCCTCGTGATCGCGTGCGACACCGGTGTGCAGGCGGCCAGCGAGTGGGCCGAGCAGCACGGCTGGCCGGTGGTTTCGGAGACCGGTGGTTTGGGCCTGTCCGGCTCCACGGCCATCTCGTCGGGCGCGTGGCTGCTGGGCGTCGAGGAGTTCATCTCACGCCACAAGCCGGAGCAGGTCCTGTGCCTCGGCCGGCCGACGGTGTTCCGGCAGGTCCAGAACGTGCTCTCGGACCCCGCGGTGGAAGTTCTGCTGGTCCGCCCCGACTCCGACTGGCCCGCGCCGGCGCACAACGTCCGCCAGGTCGGCCAGTGGTTCGCCGAGCCCACGAAGCCCGCGGACCCGGAGTGGCTCGCGGGCTGGCAACGCGCCGACGCGGCTGCTGCCGCGGCCGTTTCTCTCGCTCTGGCCGAGGAGCCGTGGCCCAGCGGGTTGAGCGTCGCTTCGGAGCTGGTGGACGCCCTGCCGCAGGGTGCTCTTCTGGTGGTGGGTTCGTCGAACCCGACCCGCGATGTCGCGCTGGCCGGGACCCTGCGTCCCGACGTGCTCGTCCACCGCAACCGCGGCGTCGCCGGCATCGACGGCACGGTCTCCACGGCCATCGGTGCGGCCACCGTGCACCGCGCGCCTTCGTACGCTTTGCTGGGCGATCTGACTTTCTTGCACGACGCTTCCGGCCTGCTGACCGGTCCCGCCGAGCAACGTCCGGACCTCACCATCGTCGTCCTCAACGACGACGGCGGCGGGATCTTCTCGCTGCTGGAACAGGGCGCACCCGAGCACGCGGACAGCTTCGAGCGCGTGTTCGGCACTCCCCACGGCGCCGACCTGGGCGCGTTGTGCGCGGGCTACCGGGTGCCGCACGTGGTGGCCTCTTCGGTGTCGGAGTTCCGCGCCGCGTTGAAGCCCGCGCCGGGCCTGCGGGTCGTCGAGGTGCGCGTGGACCGCTCGCGCCACCGCGACCTGCACGCCCGCCTGCGCAAGGCCGTGGCCTCGGCCGTCGGCAACGGCTGAGGTTCAATCCAGCGCGGTCCGCCACGCGTCCTGGTGGGCGTCGAGGTAGTCCGCGGTCGCGAGCCAGTAGGGGCCGTCCTCACGCCAGATGCGCGACCACGGCTGCGCTGCGGCGTTCGCCCGCAGGAAGCCGTGCATCGCGCGGGCGCGGCGGCCAAGCGCGGCCGGAAGCTCGGCTCGTTGGCGCTCGTCGAGGCCGTAGCCGTCGGTGAACGCGCGCAGGCGGGCGGCGGATTCCGCGACCGGCCGGTCGGCGCGCAGGTCCGCCCCGGTCTGCGCGGTGTAGGCGAGATCCCACACCGTCGACGCCGGCGCCGCGCAGTCCCAGTCGATCAGCACCCACCCACGCTCGGTGCGCACGATGTTCCACGGCGCGACGTCGTTGTGGCACACGAGTTCTTCGCGGTCCGGCGGGATGAGCCGCTGCCAGGCCGCGCCCGGCGGCGGGACGAATCCGGCCAGCGCCTGGTGCAGCTCGGCCAGCGTCCGGCCGAGGTCGTGCAGGTCGCCGGGGGAGTACGGGCCGCCCACCTCGCCCGGCACGAACTCCAGCACCTGCCGGCCGCGCTCGTCGCGCCCGAGTGGCCTCGGCGCCGCGCGGAACCCGACCGAACGCAGGTGCGCCAGCACCGCGTCCACGGCCTCGGTCCACGGCCCGGCCGGGCGCCGCACCGTGGCGCCGACGCGGACGACGCCGCTCGTCACGTTCCCGATCAGCGGTTCTTCTGTCACACGATCGAGAATCGTGGCCTCGTCAAGTGATTACCTCCCGGAGTCCCAGCGGGTAAGAACCTCCCAACGGACGTACCTCGCAACTCGAACCCTGGCTACGTTCGAGCGCGTTGATCACCGTCTGGGAGGAAACGCCATGCGTGGAAGAGGTCGGGCCGGGCTCGGGTTGGTCGCGGCGGGAGTGGTGTCGGTGCTGGTCGCGGGGGTGGCGTCGGCCGCGCCGCAGCCGGGGGCGCCGGGGGTGGGTGATCCGTACTACCCCAACGCCGGCAACGGTGGCACCGACGTCCTGCACTACGACATCCGCCTGACCTACCAGCCGGACACCGACCGGCTGGCGGGCACGACGACGCTGCTGCTCACCGCGACGCAGGACCTGTCGCGGTTCGACCTCGACTTCGCGCTCAAGGCCAAGAGCGTGCTGGTCGGCAACGAGGCCGCGACCTTCGCCAACCAGAACGGCAACGGCGAGCTCGTCATCACCCCCGCGCACCCGCTGCTCAAGGGCCAGACCACCACCGTCGTCGTCGCCTACGACGACACGCCGTCCACCGAGGCCGTCGACGGGCTGCACGGCTGGAAGCACGGCGCGTTCGGCGCGCTGGGCGTCGACGAGCCGCAAAGCGCGCAGTGGTGGTTCCCCTCGAATGACCACCCCACGGACAAGGCCACCTACGACGTCAGCATCGAGGCGCCGGACGGCAACGCGGCCATCACGAACGGGACCCTCGTGCGCAAGACCCAGTCGCGCGCCGGCTGGACGCGGTGGAACTGGCGCAGCACGAAGCCGCAGGCCACCTACCTGACGTCGTTCGTCGTGGGCAAGTACGAGGTGAACCAGTCGACGACGCCGGACGGCAAGCCGTTCATCACCGCGTACGGCTCCGACCTCGGCGACTCCCTCTACGCGGCCAAGGCGAGCGTCGAGCGGACGCCGGAGAT
Protein-coding regions in this window:
- a CDS encoding 1,4-dihydroxy-2-naphthoyl-CoA synthase — encoded protein: MDDARVSELFDPAAWTEVEGFAFTDITYHRSAESRSGKRVVRVAFDRPEVRNAFRPHTVDELYRALDHARMSSDVGCVLLTGNGPSPKDGGWAFCSGGDQRIRGRSGYQYASGETSDTVDPARAGRLHILEVQRLIRFMPKPVVAVVPGWAAGGGHSLHVVCDLTLASAEHARFKQTDADVGSFDAGYGSAYLARQVGQKFAREIFFLGRDYTAEQMHHMGAVNEVVPHADLEKVALEWGWAIVGKSPTAQRMLKYAFNAIDDGLVGQQLFAGETTRLAYMQDEAVEGRDAFLQKRDPDWSDVPYYY
- the menD gene encoding 2-succinyl-5-enolpyruvyl-6-hydroxy-3-cyclohexene-1-carboxylic-acid synthase, with product MNPSTAQARVIVDELVRNTVSHVVLCPGSRNAPLSIALYDAAAAGRLQLHVRIDERGAAFLALGIAARTGRPSAVVCTSGTAAANFHPAVLEADRAGVPLIVLTADRPPELRSAGASQVIDQYQLYGNAVRYFDELAVAERRAGQNSYWRSQICRAWNAAYGEWRSGPVHLNIPFREPLVPDLDDDGEWYESTEGRADGERWTELPDFGALPSFVVPSARHGLVIACDTGVQAASEWAEQHGWPVVSETGGLGLSGSTAISSGAWLLGVEEFISRHKPEQVLCLGRPTVFRQVQNVLSDPAVEVLLVRPDSDWPAPAHNVRQVGQWFAEPTKPADPEWLAGWQRADAAAAAAVSLALAEEPWPSGLSVASELVDALPQGALLVVGSSNPTRDVALAGTLRPDVLVHRNRGVAGIDGTVSTAIGAATVHRAPSYALLGDLTFLHDASGLLTGPAEQRPDLTIVVLNDDGGGIFSLLEQGAPEHADSFERVFGTPHGADLGALCAGYRVPHVVASSVSEFRAALKPAPGLRVVEVRVDRSRHRDLHARLRKAVASAVGNG
- a CDS encoding phosphotransferase enzyme family protein, with the protein product MTEEPLIGNVTSGVVRVGATVRRPAGPWTEAVDAVLAHLRSVGFRAAPRPLGRDERGRQVLEFVPGEVGGPYSPGDLHDLGRTLAELHQALAGFVPPPGAAWQRLIPPDREELVCHNDVAPWNIVRTERGWVLIDWDCAAPASTVWDLAYTAQTGADLRADRPVAESAARLRAFTDGYGLDERQRAELPAALGRRARAMHGFLRANAAAQPWSRIWREDGPYWLATADYLDAHQDAWRTALD
- a CDS encoding M1 family metallopeptidase; the encoded protein is MRGRGRAGLGLVAAGVVSVLVAGVASAAPQPGAPGVGDPYYPNAGNGGTDVLHYDIRLTYQPDTDRLAGTTTLLLTATQDLSRFDLDFALKAKSVLVGNEAATFANQNGNGELVITPAHPLLKGQTTTVVVAYDDTPSTEAVDGLHGWKHGAFGALGVDEPQSAQWWFPSNDHPTDKATYDVSIEAPDGNAAITNGTLVRKTQSRAGWTRWNWRSTKPQATYLTSFVVGKYEVNQSTTPDGKPFITAYGSDLGDSLYAAKASVERTPEIDAFLATQFGPFPFEAEGGVVTSGITFSLENQTRPTYGLKNFLNGSNTTLIAHENAHQWFGDNVSLGKWSDIWLNEGFASYAEYLWSEHEGEGTTAELAQYAYDSYAADDAFWQVLPGDPGEENQFDGAVYDRGAMALQALRTTVGDDAFFAILQKWQATKAGGHGVIPEFEALAEQVSGKPLQALFQTWLFTKGKPAVGPNGAAARAARSAHALVKPKSYDQIRANHRMLAAAGER